The DNA sequence caaagcgacTGATTCCCTAAATTGGTGATACACCAAGGAAAATATGATCTCTTATCTCAAATGTAATATCCCAGTGCTTGGGATCTGCATAACGTTTTTACCTGCTCTGAGAAGTAAGCATTCGAACTTTGATCTTATCTACTGCTTCATTTATCCTTTGAACTAATTGAGGGCCCAGATATTTCTGTTCTCCAGTTTTGTCCCAATAAATTggggaacgacattttctaccatagagcaactcataaggagccattcctatggtactttgGTAACAATTATTATAGGATAATTCAATCATaggcaaatacttactccacAAACCTCCAACGTTCATGACACAAGCTCGTAACAAATCCTCAAGTATTTGAATAGTTCGTTCAGACTACCcgtccgtctgaggatgaaaggttgtactaaatttcaggcTAGTACCCATAGCCTTGTGTAAGCTTACCCAGAACTTTGACGTAAATTTaggatccctatctgaaacAATATACTTCAGAACTCCATGAAGGCAAATAATCTCTTTCACATACGAATCAACATATTGATCCACCGTATATGTTACTTTCACATGCAAGAAATGGGTTGattttgtaaaacgatccatTATGCACACCGAGTCGTACATTCCTATGGTTCTGGGCAatcaaccacaaaatccattgtAATGTCTTCCTATTTCCAATCTGGAAGTGTTAATGGCTGAAGTAGTCCTGCCGATCGTTGGTGTTCTGCTTTGATTTGCTGGCAAGTTAAGCATTTGGACACATATTCCACTACATCCCTTTTCATTATGTACCACCAATAATAGGGCttcagatcttgatacatcttggtggtaccCGGATGTAATGAGTAAGAGGTAGTGTGTGCTTCATCCAAAATCTCCTTCTTAAGCTCAACATTACTCAGAATACGCACCCAAGTCTTAAATAATAACATTCCATTGCTCAAAATTGAGAAGTCCTTAGCTTTGTCTGATAAGACATCTTCTCGAGTTTTAACCAGTTCAGGATCTTCTAGTTGAGCCATTTTGATCCTCTCTAACAAGTCTGACTGAAGTGTCAGCTTATGCACTtctccaattacaaattcaatgtTTGCCTGAGACATATGTGAGGCTAACTAAGGAGAAATCATTACCGCATTGAAGGTTTGGTCAGGCCCTTTCTGACTCAAGGCATCTGCTACGACATTTGCCTTTCTGAGGTGATACaaaatctcacaatcatagtctttaactaactctaACCACcacctttgtctcatatttagATATTTCTGAACaaaaaagtacttgagacttttGTGGTCAGTGTAAATTTAACACTTTTCACCATATAGGTAGtgtcgccaaattttcaaaGCAAATACAACTGCAAGTTCTAAgtcatgagttggataacgctgctcataatcttttagTTGTCATGAGGCATATGTTATGACATTATTCCCCTGCATCAAAACACAGCCcaaaccctgtctggatgcgtcacaatacaccacaaacttCTCTTAATTAGTTGGCAAGGCTAAGACTGGAGCTGTAATTAATCGTTGTTTCAACTCTTGGAAATTAttctcacacttatctgaccacaaaAATCACTGATTCTTTCTAGTTAGTTTAGACAATGGCATTGCAATCTTAGAGAATCCTTCCACGAAACGCCGATAATAACACGCTAAGTTGAGAGAACTCCGTActtctgtaattttttttggccTAGGCCAGTTCTTCACTGTTTCAATTTTCCCTGGGTCTACCATAATTCCATCTTTCCTGATAATATGCCCCAGAAAAGACATCTATGACAGccaaaactcacactttttgaattttgcaTAGAGTTTATGATCTTTGAGCAGCTACAGAACCATACGAAGATGTTGTTCATTTGTtgcttctgaccgagagtataCAAGGATATCATGGATAAACATAATAACAAAGTTATCAAGGAAATCCTTCAATaacctattcatgagatccataaaggctatTGGAGCGTTCGTTAACCCGACCAACATAACTAGGAACTCATAATGGCCATACATATTTCGGAAAACTATCTTCGGAATGTCTTCTTCCTGGATTCTCAGTTGATGATAGCCAGATCTCAAATTAATCTTGGAGAAAACTGTTTTACCCGGAAGTTggtcaaacagatcatcaattctAGGCAAAGGTTACTTGTTTTTAATGGTTAATTTATTCAGCTCCCGATAGTCAGTACACATCCGAAGAGtcccatctttcttctttacaaaTAAAGCCGAAGCTCCCCAGGGCCATACGCTAGGTCGGGAAAACCCTAGATCCAGCATCCACTGGAGTTGTATCTTCAGCTCTTTCAATTCTGTTGGAGCCATACGATAGGGTGCCTTTGAAACAGGCTCAGCCCTAGGTACTAGATCAATAGTGAAATCTATCTCCTGTTGAGGTGGTAGCTCTAGTATTCCTCAGGAAATACGTCCAAGAATTCTTTAACTACACTGACCTCTTTGGGTCCGAGTACCACAGGTTTACAGGAATCAATTACAACaactagaaatcctacacaccCACTGcgtagtaaatccctagccttTAATGCTAAAATTCTTGGGACACGGGAACCTTGAACCGatcaaacaaaaacaaatggtTCCTCATTCTCCGGttgaaaagttaccatttttCGTTTGTAATCAATACTGGCGGAATATTTCGACAGAAAGTCCATTCCGAGTATGATATCAAATTCGGCCAAAAGAAACTCCACTAAATCGGCACTTAGTTCCATACCCTCAATTCTAATTAGCACAGATCAAATCTATTTTCTCGAGATAATTAATTccccattaggcaacagggTTCCGAACCTCATGTCAAAAACATCACTACGCCTACCAAGTTGATTAAGTACCCTCGTCGCTACATATGAGCATGTAGCTCTAGAGtcaaataaaacagtataaGTAAAGTCGTTGATAAAGAGCTAACCTGTGACCATTGAAGGAATGGCAGTAACATCCGCCTGAGTAATAGCAAATACTCGCACTGGTGCAGGCTTAGCTTCTGGCTTAGGTTCTTCCTTCTTCAGCTAGGGACAATCCTTCTTAAGGTTCCCAACTGATCGACACTGAAAACAAGCCCACCAGTTACATGCCTCAGGGTGGTGCTTCTTGCAGCACGGGCACTCAGGGTAGGAGTAAGTCTGACGTCCCCCTTTACCCTAATTCCTGCAAAATTTCTTACTTTCACCCGAGCTCCCTGTAGTTGGGAAAATTCTCTTCAATGGTTCAATAATGAAATCACCGCTCTCCTTGCCAAGACCAGGGATAGGGAGAGTAGTGGTCCCACCAGGACTAGGAGCCTCTCGAGTTTCTTGCAAAAACTTTACCGCTCCTTCAGCTCGAAGAGCCTTGTCAACCATTTTAGCATAGGTCATAGTACCATTGGTGGTAATAACGAGATCATGCCTAATCTTGGCGTTCAACCCCACCAAGTACTTTTCCTTTTTATTGAAGTCCGTAGGCACAATCCTGGAGGCCAACTTGGCCAAGCGGTCAAACTTGGTCGTATACTTGATCACTGACATATTCTCACCCTGTACTAGCTCAAcaaactctttccgctttgcactgcgaactgcctcattgtaatatttagCATTAAACAAATCTTCGAATTCTTCCGAGGTTATTCTAGTGACGTCCCGTGTGAGGGACACCATCTCCGACCACACCAGGGCGtcttcctggaactgaaacgtggcacATGCCACCCTGTCATTTTCGGTCActcccatgaaattcagtattCTCTCAATCACAGTCAACCACTACTCTGCCTTAAGAACATTGGGACCTCGCAAAAATACTAGAGGTGCTTGTTCTGCCGGCACCATAGGCACCATAACAGCATGTGGTTGTGGGGGAGGCTTAATAGGAGCATCCTGCTGTCTAAGTCTCTGAATCTCTTCCTCTTATTGAGTGATTCGGGCCTGCATCTCAACAAATCTTGGCTCCCAATCAAAAGGAGCCTGGGGTAGATTCTCTTGGCCACCTCTATTAGAACGAGTGCGACCTCTGCCGCATCCATAGGGGTTTTGGGAATTTCTACTAACCCGACCACCTCCAGTCTCAACCATTTCACCCTGTCCTCTTACGTTTTGTTAGGCGTCCATtatttaggacttagcctgcgaacccacaaggcaTTTAGGTTAGACAGTGGTCAATATATTTCCAAGACCACATTTAGGGTTTAATTAACATTTCTCACGTAAAGGCAATATAACTTAAACAGTTTTCTAAAAGATAAAAGCTTACGGAATCCTGAGTTGAGCACGATACTAgccttgattgtacatatcttgacgaCCTTTAGTGAACAACCTAGTGGctttgataccaaaattgtaaagCCCTTATTTAAAAATTTCCTAATTTGAGAttaaacttattttattatatttataaacctCGCAGGTCAAGATCTTGAGTTTAAAACCATTGTTGAAAATTACATAGAATATATATAGttacataaatattattttatttttacaaaatgcaacaccaaaaataattcaaaatgtAGTAAGATCGggaccctccaggttgcactgccgcgatatgtacaattcCTGCTAAGCCCGTCTCACTGCTCCTCTGGCTTAGCtttacccttacctgcacaaATATAGCAAGCTGATGAGTCGAccgactcagtaagatatgcataaacatatataaataatgcgATACCGACTTTATGATTAAGTCGTTCTGAGCCAATTGTTAAGCTCACCAAGTGGTTAAGAATGTTCCTAACGGAAGTACGACCgctataccacatgcactagaGTGCCAACTCAGTACTCTTATTGGTAGGGCAATCACTGTACTTTCAAGAGTTActgagtgttgtaccacatgcactccgTACCCCGTGGTACTTGTATTGGTAACAATTAACTACCCTAAAGTCCTACACTGTTCTAACACCCTTTAAACTACCTCTTTTCAATATTAGTAGTgtaaacaaataataacaagCATTCATTTACATATATACTttatgctatcttacctcgtttccGTGTTCAGATGTGCTGGTCAGCCTGAGTGCAACAGTagctcgacgttttacagggccctatattacaatatttgaaattttgatgagatACACGCTAAAACACTTCCTAAGGACttaaaatcaaaactaaaaatatCCTGATTGATAGATAACATGACAATACCCCAAACATcacaaaaagagaaaaaaattagggttcCTAGAGTTGTCCCAACTAGTAAATCGGTTCAGTggggtttcttggggaccaaccAGTTAACCGATTTCCTAGGTCCCCCTCAACCGGTCGACCAGTTTTGTGCAGGAAACTCCAAAATCAATCCCAACACcacaattcaatcccaaactttccaaaagCCTCCAGAACACCTGTATATACCATAATGAATccaattcaagcaaaaaaccTCAAGAACATGCccagaaatgaaaaacaccattagaGACCCAATTCAAGTTCTCTAACCTCAATTTTGTACAAACCACCCTACAATATGATAACACAAGATAAAACTACACAAATAAACCTATCCTAACTTCAAAGCATAAAATTAAACTACTTGCATAACCGCAGAACCTAAATCCTTAAATCAAACaccaaaacccaaacttgaGCTAAGGAATATTAAAAGGTAGAAGGAAAAAGTGATATACCTCGAACTAGAGCTCTTAATTCCTTCTCGAATTCTCAAAAATAAGCTGAACAATCCAAACCTTAGCTACCTTCTTAAACAATCGAGAGAGAAAAAGATAATTGGAGAGAGAGGAAGGTATTTCTTCTAAGTTCCTTTAAGTTATCCACTAATTCATATTAATCATATTACCTTTACTACAGCAACAATAATGCCATAAAAAGACAAAACAAATTCCATAccatatgtaacaccctaactaccataggcgtattacgtgatttttaaacgtactgtgcagctcgttgctaatcaacgaggtttatggaaaaacgtgattaattaaaattttgctttttaattaaacttataaaacaatattacaaaagactcgggatcccgattataaaattatttacaaaaagttttaactgtttaactgttacataaaataaaggtcgtctaacgactagttacaaaaaaatcagccttgctgttccgaggatcgtacgctccaggcctaaccgccccgacatgtacaatctcataagctcgctcacggtccatcagctatagccttgcctttacctacacataaacgtaaactgtgagtcgacagactcagtaagaaaagcataataatactcatacataattctaactgccgtgtccaacacgatactgagtcccgctactgccatgtccaacatggtactgagccactactgccatgtccaacatggtactgagccactactgccatgtccaacatggtactgagttttgaacgttcacagggacggtactattgacaagtatcctcctgattggtcgaaccggtcatactccggctgctggtcatactccagcctgtaccgacgggataggtcaatagcacggaaccaccaaccaagtgtcagcctgatcggtcgaaccggtcatactccggctgctggtcatactcaagcctgtaccgacgtgacagggttggatggttcgaagcctatacacataactaatgtaatctaacaggcttcctacatgcacgctaaacatgtaatctacatatgcatactgttatactaatcttacctggattccgaattcaggtgtgctggtcaacctgactggaactgtagctgagtggcggattactggctcttaaaccataaaaatcacaacgctataagtgacacgctaaatcacttcccggggactaaaactaggaactaaaagtttccctatcgacaaaaagcatggcaatacccctaaaaacataaaaacgaggaaaaacacgggttctgaaaattccccaaccggtagaccggttgcccaaccggaattccggttctgggaattactggaccctcatccggaattccggttgcacaaccggaattccggttcctcgcaggaatttttcaaaaattcctaacttgatcaattctaacccaaatcaatccaaaccttccagacctgttctatatgccccaaataaccattcaaaggcaacaaaatcacccagaactcacagaatcacaaaacaccattaaagaccaagctttgagttccaaaactcaaacttggttagaatccactaacaagcaatcaaactagatcaaacctacataattatgcataactaagcctctgaaaacaactaagaacatccagcaacttcacagcaacaattgaaccatttcattcaaaaattcataactttttcacataaaaatctaaccaactagaacaagaacttaagcatgcaattcaatctcaTCAACCCTACTGAATTCAACACTTTAAtcacagaaacaacaacaacaataaccagcagcaacaacaccaaaacatcaagcatgcatcaccattttcatcatttttttcaagaaattacaacaagaaaaggttagagactttaccaaagatttgaagaacacttagattgcatgaaactagcttgaaaattgaagaaaaaccagcccttgaaccccaagctTTCAGCCGAAAaacagagagagaaaagagagtgttttcctttttcaaagtttttctaaattatgctaagtgttgaaatgagaaaaaaataaaataataatgccacttaaaccattttatttcagccactaaataatcaaataaccatttattttccatttcataaaatcacaaaagacaaaatactaatggggcaaaaagaccattttgcccctccactttaaaaccacataaaacatactaaaggggtatttttgggaaattctaaattcccggccattcccaatgtctaaaacccgtcccaaactaataacatgctaagttgtgatttctactgagccaaacgccgagttccaaaataccgggcaccggaattacaaaaaaatgcaagctactgaatgacataaataacagtataataaattatttaaatagctataaataatttcataattaatcataaacaactgctaatttccaaattaactaagcgggctttacaactatcccccccttaaaaggatttcatccccgaaatctaacctgaataactctggatattgagctctcatatctgactctagctcccaggtggcttcttccaccttactgtttctccagagaactttgaccaatgctatggtcttattccgaaggactttatcctttctatccaggatctgcactggctgttcctcataagtcatatctggctgaagctgaagactctcataactgagtatatgagaggggtctgaaacgtattttctcaacatcgagacatggaatacgttgtgaactgctgataaggttggaggcaatgctaaccgatatgccacttgacctatcttctcgagaatctcgaaaggtcctgtaaatctagggcataacttgcctcttttcccgaaacgtttaatccccttcatcggagatacccgtaaaaacacatgttcccctacttggaactcaacatctctgcgtttcggatctgcgtaactcttctgtctgctctgtgaggcaagcattctagcttttatcttctctattgcctcattggtccgctgaactgactctggacctaggtatttcctctcccctgtctcatcccagtggataggggatctacacttcctaccgtacaacagttcatagggagccatccctatcgtactctgataactgttgttgtaagagaattctatcaacggtagatacttattccacgagccttcaaagtccataacgcaggctctcaacatatcctccaatatctgaattgtcctttcggactgaccatctgtctgaggatggaatgctgtactaaatttcagcttggtacccattgcccgttgcaaactttgccaaaatttggaggcaaacttcggatccctgtccgaaactatagacttcggtaccccgtgaagtctcactatctctctgacatacagttctgccaactgatctactgaaaatgttgttctaaccggcagaaagtgagcagatttcgtaaatcggtccaccactacccagatggaatcaaataaacccgtggtcctaggtaacccgaccacaaaatccatcgtaatatcctcccatttccattctggtagggttagaggctgcaacaaccctgctggtctctgatgttcagccttaatctgctgacaagtgaggcatctcgatacgaattctaccaaattcttcttcataccgctccaccagaagtacggtttcaaatcttggtacatcttagtggtgccgggatgtagagaatatggggtagaatgagcctcctcaaagatctcattcctgagttccacactgttcggaacacaaaccctggctttatacaaaagcatcccactgtctgacactgaaaagtccttggcttgaccagccaatacctcatctcggacctttactaactctggatctgtcatctgagcgacttttattctttctaacagatcagattgcagcgttaagttgtgtagctgacctaccacaaactcaatgctggatctaaccatatcatctgctagctgaggtgagatctgaactaTACTAGCtatttgcccgggaccctttctgctcagggcatcggccactacattggcttttccgggatgatagaggatctcac is a window from the Cannabis sativa cultivar Pink pepper isolate KNU-18-1 chromosome 1, ASM2916894v1, whole genome shotgun sequence genome containing:
- the LOC133035620 gene encoding uncharacterized protein LOC133035620 gives rise to the protein MGVTENDRVACATFQFQEDALVWSEMVSLTRDVTRITSEEFEDLFNAKYYNEAVRSAKRKEFVELVQGENMSVIKYTTKFDRLAKLASRIVPTDFNKKEKYLVGLNAKIRHDLVITTNGTMTYAKMVDKALRAEGAVKFLQETREAPSPGGTTTLPIPGLGKESGDFIIEPLKRIFPTTGSSGETTRVLNQLGRRSDVFDMRIDDLFDQLPGKTVFSKINLRSGYHQLRIQEEDIPKIVFRNMYGHYEFLVMLVGLTNAPIAFMDLMNRLLKDFLDNFVIMFIHDILVYSRSEATNEQHLRMVLKDGIMVDPGKIETVKNWPRPKKITEVRSSLNLACYYRRFVEGFSKIAMPLSKLTRKNQ